Genomic segment of Thermoanaerobacterium sp. PSU-2:
CAATTCCTGTTTAAGCTGAGCCGCAGTCAAATTCGTCGTGTCAATGATACTGCTTGCCATTTTTCTTATTTCCGCAAGTTTTTGCCTTTCGTCTTTTATTCCATTTATTATGGAGCCTCCATCTGTAAGTGGATGTCGTCTCCTTGTTTCCTTGAATCTCTTTATCAAAGCTTCATCTGAAGCCTCCAAAAAGATTATTTCATAATCATACTTATTTTTCTTTAAATAGTCTATAGCAGAAAAAATATCTTTAAATAGTTGTCCACCACGTAAATCCATGCCGAGTGCTACTTTATCTATGTCTTTAGATCCGTAAAAGAGATCAGCCAACTTCGGTATCAATGCTGGAGGAAAGTTGTCAATACAAAAGAATCCGATGTCCTCCATCGATTTCAATGCTTGGCTTTTCCCCGCACCTGAAAGACCGGTAATTATCACAAACCTCATTTGTATCACTCCTTAGCATTTATTATATCATCTGTTGCAAGTCCTGCTTTTTTCGCGATTTCGATTCCTCTCGCAAAATCGCCAACTCTCGACGGTGTGTGTGCATCGCTGTCAATGACAAATTTTGCACCAACAGATTTTGCTATTTTCACGTATTCTACAGTCATATATCCGTGGCTTGAGTTTATCTCAAGAGCCGTTCCTTTGGCTTTTGCCGCTAAAGCAAGTCTCTTAGTATCTATATCGACTTTTGCTCCAGGATGTGTAATTATATTTATATCGTATTTATTTATGGCTTTTATCATTGCATCTGTATTCTGCTCTCTTACAACAGTTTTTAAAGAGCTAAAATATTTGCTGGCTGCATTTTTCCCAAATAGATGAATAAGGTTATAAAAATCAAATGGCGCAACACCCGTATGATAACCCATAAGCAGTATATCTATATATTTTAAAAGCTCATCATCCACATCTATGTCGCCATTTAAGCTTATAAGATTTGCTTCTACTCCCATTAAAACCTTTATGTCAGGAAATTTCTCATTCATTCTGTCTATTTCATCTCTGATTTTCCTGTAATTGCAACTCCTTACGCCAAAAAATATATGCCTCGGTCCATGATCAGTAATGGCGATTTCTTTAAGTCCTTTTTTAATTGCAGCTTTTACATTATCTTCAATTGTACCTTTCCCATGGCTAAATACAGTATGTGTGTGATAATCAGCAAAAATTTCCATCCTTAAATTACCTTTCACCAATTATTTTTACTTCCGTCTCCAGATCTACGCCAAACTTGTCCTTGACTGTTTTTTTTATGTATGCAATTAGATTTAAAACATCATCTGCAGTCGCATTGCCTTTATTTATGATAAACCCACAATGCTTTTCAGATACTTGCGCGCCACCGATTGTATATCCACTTAGTCCAGCATCTTGAATTAATTTTCCCGCATAAAATCCTTCTGGCCTTTTAAATACGCTTCCAGCACTTGGGTATTCCAACGGTTGCTTTATTTTTCTCAATCCATTTAATTCGTCCATTTTTGCTTTTATGTCCTTATAATTTCCTTTTTTCAAGTGAATCCACGCTCTTATTGCAATCAAATTATCTAACTGTATTAAACTGCTTCTATATCCAAAT
This window contains:
- the rapZ gene encoding RNase adapter RapZ produces the protein MRFVIITGLSGAGKSQALKSMEDIGFFCIDNFPPALIPKLADLFYGSKDIDKVALGMDLRGGQLFKDIFSAIDYLKKNKYDYEIIFLEASDEALIKRFKETRRRHPLTDGGSIINGIKDERQKLAEIRKMASSIIDTTNLTAAQLKQELYNIFIEGRKFKGIIVNVMSFGFKYGIPLDADLVFDVRFLPNPYYIDELRPLTGNDKKVMDYVMKWEEAKQFLNKLEDMIEFLLPFYIREGKSQLVIAVGCTGGKHRSVTIANALYDLLRERDYTAIINHRDIREE
- a CDS encoding PHP domain-containing protein produces the protein MEIFADYHTHTVFSHGKGTIEDNVKAAIKKGLKEIAITDHGPRHIFFGVRSCNYRKIRDEIDRMNEKFPDIKVLMGVEANLISLNGDIDVDDELLKYIDILLMGYHTGVAPFDFYNLIHLFGKNAASKYFSSLKTVVREQNTDAMIKAINKYDINIITHPGAKVDIDTKRLALAAKAKGTALEINSSHGYMTVEYVKIAKSVGAKFVIDSDAHTPSRVGDFARGIEIAKKAGLATDDIINAKE